One stretch of Ammoniphilus sp. CFH 90114 DNA includes these proteins:
- a CDS encoding CBO0543 family protein → MNIILLVVYIVVGYKYGKWTNFHQYYPTLLFFVSVDLLSQFLLFDFTLWGFSPLGKMDEWFHLNHTLIALSKMAIQYPVTIALFLGHVTQKLKNQFLLIVLWSGIYAANEWIAQYFGVLTYHHGWHFGWDIAFNFLMFFMLLLHYQKPLVAWILCIPIILGIWEIFNIPFSVLK, encoded by the coding sequence TTGAATATTATACTGCTTGTAGTGTATATTGTAGTTGGTTATAAATATGGGAAGTGGACTAATTTTCATCAATATTATCCAACATTGTTATTCTTTGTTTCGGTAGATTTATTATCTCAATTTTTGCTGTTTGATTTTACACTATGGGGGTTTAGCCCTTTAGGAAAAATGGACGAATGGTTTCATCTCAATCATACACTCATTGCACTGAGTAAGATGGCGATACAGTACCCTGTTACTATTGCCTTATTTCTAGGTCATGTAACCCAAAAATTGAAAAATCAATTCTTGTTAATCGTTTTGTGGTCCGGTATTTATGCTGCCAACGAATGGATTGCACAATACTTTGGCGTGCTCACCTATCATCATGGTTGGCACTTCGGCTGGGATATAGCCTTTAATTTTCTCATGTTTTTTATGCTATTATTACATTACCAAAAACCTTTAGTGGCCTGGATTCTATGTATACCCATAATACTTGGGATATGGGAAATTTTTAATATTCCATTTTCCGTATTAAAGTAA
- a CDS encoding DUF2203 domain-containing protein: MGKKYFTLSEAQALLPIIQVELHHLQRLQDEFQDKYVELRTMKDGEGNFELECQLEFLQMEANLHFNNIHNQGVQLKDVEHGLIDFPAWIDGQEVLLCWKQGEDQIEYYHGIHEGFMGRKKIK, encoded by the coding sequence TTGGGGAAAAAGTACTTTACTCTTTCCGAAGCTCAAGCGTTGTTACCCATTATCCAAGTTGAGCTTCATCATTTACAGAGACTTCAAGATGAGTTTCAGGATAAATATGTGGAGCTGCGTACCATGAAAGATGGGGAAGGAAATTTTGAATTGGAATGCCAGCTGGAATTTTTGCAAATGGAAGCGAATTTGCACTTTAACAATATACATAACCAAGGAGTTCAATTAAAGGATGTTGAACACGGATTAATTGATTTTCCTGCTTGGATCGATGGTCAAGAGGTTCTGCTTTGCTGGAAACAAGGGGAGGATCAGATTGAGTATTACCATGGGATCCACGAAGGCTTTATGGGCAGAAAGAAAATTAAATAG
- a CDS encoding EcsC family protein, with the protein MDHESVEVLKKELSQVEEWEKEQKDLWFWEKLGRLPFALLDRITPKVVQDKIGLAIDELGSYIQTGGQYLINEKQVYRQFFPQQDHERDDLKLIRDLPLSRMDEIASGIIRSSVRTATVQGATTGIGGIFTLAIDIPLLLGLSLKALQEISLCYGYDPKERSERIFIVKCLQFTSSDIVGKKAIIEDLSSFHSGERSGQVMSQLEGWREVVFTYRDNFGWKKLFQMIPIAGILFGAFINRSTLHDVAETGMMMYRKRRIMERLKLYESTQIPSS; encoded by the coding sequence ATGGATCACGAATCCGTTGAAGTTTTAAAAAAAGAATTAAGTCAAGTCGAAGAATGGGAAAAGGAACAAAAAGATCTTTGGTTCTGGGAAAAACTTGGGAGACTTCCTTTTGCCCTTCTTGACCGAATCACACCGAAAGTGGTACAAGATAAAATCGGTCTAGCTATTGATGAACTGGGAAGCTATATTCAAACTGGAGGACAATATCTAATCAATGAGAAACAGGTTTACAGACAGTTTTTCCCCCAGCAGGATCATGAACGTGATGATCTGAAGTTAATCAGGGACTTGCCCCTAAGCAGGATGGATGAGATTGCTTCAGGCATCATTCGCAGCAGTGTAAGAACAGCAACAGTCCAAGGAGCAACCACAGGGATCGGAGGGATTTTTACCCTTGCCATCGATATCCCCTTATTGCTAGGCTTGTCTCTAAAAGCGTTGCAGGAGATAAGCTTATGCTATGGTTATGATCCTAAAGAAAGATCTGAGCGAATCTTTATTGTAAAATGCCTCCAATTCACTTCCTCCGATATCGTAGGAAAAAAGGCGATTATTGAGGATTTATCCTCCTTTCATTCCGGTGAAAGAAGCGGACAAGTCATGTCCCAATTAGAAGGCTGGCGCGAGGTTGTTTTTACTTATCGAGACAATTTTGGATGGAAAAAGCTTTTTCAGATGATTCCCATCGCAGGGATTCTTTTTGGTGCCTTTATCAATCGCTCAACTCTCCATGATGTGGCCGAGACCGGGATGATGATGTATCGCAAGAGGAGGATTATGGAGAGATTAAAATTATATGAGTCTACTCAAATACCCTCATCTTGA
- a CDS encoding sporulation protein, protein MFKKFMAKLGVGSAKIDFVLSKQQYELGGLVEGEFRIEGGAVEQEINKVGVDFNLKMNIKGKEFSHVVAHIPVSSSFMIHANERKILPFTYQLPNNLLISRGPISYSFITRLDIAAGVDNLDQDYITILPPASFQQLVEALGLLGFREKMDSGKFDGYSQEFEFFPTTYFKSQLSELEFTVAIEEEGLRLLLELDLMTGFGLGEKELKREIFFTNEELKDVQNLSSQLQSIIEEMIQNPQQYPASMYNGHASGGHHRRGGGLAGAMGGFAAGMLGGMLLDDLLFGDEETEAASGDEGFDFFGGDDDEF, encoded by the coding sequence ATGTTCAAAAAGTTTATGGCTAAGTTAGGGGTAGGGTCCGCTAAGATTGATTTCGTCCTCAGTAAGCAGCAATATGAATTGGGCGGACTTGTGGAAGGAGAATTCCGGATTGAAGGCGGAGCAGTAGAACAGGAAATTAATAAGGTTGGTGTGGATTTTAACTTGAAGATGAATATCAAGGGCAAGGAATTTTCCCACGTTGTCGCGCATATCCCGGTCAGTTCATCCTTCATGATTCATGCGAATGAAAGAAAGATCCTTCCGTTTACTTATCAGTTGCCTAACAATCTCCTAATCTCGCGTGGACCCATCTCTTACAGTTTTATCACGCGCTTGGACATAGCGGCTGGTGTAGACAATTTAGATCAGGATTACATCACAATCCTGCCGCCCGCTAGCTTCCAGCAACTTGTAGAAGCCCTTGGGTTGCTTGGTTTCCGCGAAAAAATGGACTCTGGAAAATTTGATGGCTACAGTCAGGAATTTGAGTTCTTTCCAACCACATATTTCAAATCTCAACTCAGTGAATTGGAATTTACAGTGGCTATAGAAGAGGAAGGCTTGCGTTTGTTATTGGAACTAGACCTAATGACAGGCTTTGGATTGGGTGAAAAGGAACTGAAGAGAGAGATCTTCTTTACCAATGAAGAACTAAAGGATGTGCAAAACCTTTCGAGTCAACTGCAAAGCATCATCGAAGAAATGATCCAAAATCCACAACAATATCCGGCTTCGATGTATAATGGACATGCTTCAGGCGGTCATCATCGAAGAGGCGGTGGTTTGGCTGGAGCCATGGGAGGATTTGCAGCAGGGATGCTAGGCGGAATGCTTCTCGATGATTTGTTGTTTGGTGATGAGGAGACAGAAGCAGCCAGTGGTGATGAGGGATTTGACTTCTTCGGTGGAGATGATGATGAGTTTTAG
- a CDS encoding hemolysin family protein, whose amino-acid sequence METIPLGLILTLMGLILLSAFFSSAETAFSSVNKIRLIHYVEENRSGSKKALFIVENFDNALSTILVGNNIVNIAAASISAKVATDIFGPTYGLFISTFGMTVLILIFGEILPKSIAKEHAEKYSLQISAILLLLIKIMTPINFLFGKLKSSVSRIFSKEGKTPSVTEEEIKVMVDISEEEGVINKEEKELVHRSLEFNDVLVGEILTPRPDMIAIEVNDSIEEIKHVFFKERYSRIPVYEGDIDNVIGILSERDFFSELLQHPEVDIRSLIRKPMFVVKSMKISSLLPELQKSKVHMSIVIDEYGGTSGLITLEDILEELVGEIWDEHDEKFNLLKQTGEFTYELDAQLPLDDFSHIVNIPELKSSYHSLGGWIVEKLERVPVKGELIAYENLKITILEVEKKRIRKVKVEIGDNLGEK is encoded by the coding sequence TTGGAAACCATACCGCTGGGTTTAATCTTAACCCTTATGGGTTTGATCTTGCTTTCTGCTTTTTTCTCATCAGCGGAAACCGCCTTTTCTAGTGTCAACAAAATAAGGCTAATCCATTATGTGGAAGAAAACCGATCGGGAAGCAAGAAGGCGTTATTCATTGTTGAAAACTTCGATAATGCTTTATCTACGATTTTAGTAGGGAATAATATTGTAAACATTGCAGCAGCTAGTATTTCGGCTAAAGTAGCAACCGATATATTTGGTCCGACCTACGGACTTTTTATCAGTACATTTGGAATGACGGTGCTCATCCTAATTTTTGGTGAGATTCTGCCTAAATCCATTGCCAAAGAACACGCCGAGAAGTATTCATTGCAGATATCGGCAATCCTCCTTCTATTGATCAAAATCATGACTCCGATCAATTTTCTTTTTGGAAAATTAAAATCATCCGTTTCCCGCATCTTTTCTAAAGAAGGGAAAACCCCTTCTGTTACAGAGGAAGAAATTAAGGTGATGGTGGATATAAGCGAGGAAGAAGGGGTCATTAATAAAGAAGAAAAGGAACTCGTTCATCGTTCCCTAGAATTCAATGATGTTCTTGTTGGAGAAATCTTGACCCCAAGACCGGATATGATCGCCATTGAAGTGAACGATTCAATCGAAGAGATCAAGCATGTCTTTTTCAAGGAAAGGTATTCCCGAATTCCTGTGTACGAGGGCGATATTGATAATGTCATTGGGATCTTATCGGAACGCGATTTCTTTTCAGAGCTTCTTCAACACCCGGAAGTCGATATTCGAAGTCTCATTCGCAAACCCATGTTTGTCGTGAAGTCGATGAAAATATCCAGCTTATTGCCTGAACTGCAAAAAAGTAAAGTACATATGTCTATTGTGATTGATGAATATGGGGGGACTTCAGGTTTAATTACACTAGAGGATATATTAGAAGAACTGGTAGGGGAGATCTGGGATGAACATGATGAGAAGTTTAACCTCTTGAAGCAAACAGGCGAATTTACATATGAATTAGATGCGCAACTGCCCTTAGATGATTTCTCCCATATCGTGAATATCCCGGAGTTGAAAAGCTCTTACCACAGCCTCGGCGGATGGATTGTGGAGAAGCTGGAACGGGTTCCTGTCAAAGGAGAGTTAATTGCCTATGAGAATCTAAAGATTACCATCCTAGAGGTGGAGAAAAAAAGAATTCGAAAAGTGAAGGTTGAAATAGGAGATAACTTAGGGGAAAAATAA